The sequence GGCACGGGCCATGCCGTCCTCAAAGCGGCCAACCATATCGGCAACGAGCCGTTCGCGGTGCTGTTCGCCGACGACCTGATCATGAGCAAGCGGCCGGCTCTCAGCGAGCTGATCGATACGTTCGAGAAATACAACAGCTCTGTGCTGGGAGTTTCGCAGGTGCCGCAGAACAAGGTCAGCTCCTACGGTATTATCAAGGGCAAGCCGATCAACGGCGAGTATGTCGTCGAGGACCTGATCGAGAAACCCTCCGTGGATAAGGCCCCCAGCAACCTGGCGCTCTGCGGCCGGATGATTTTCACTCCGGATTTATTCGACTACCTGAAGCAGACCAGGATCGACGAGCAGCATAAGGAAATCCTGCTCACAGACGCTATCCTGAAAATGGCTCAGGAAAAAGTGGTCTATGCCCATATACTCAAGGGAAAGTGGCATACGGTCGGAGACAAGCTATCGTTCGTG is a genomic window of Candidatus Glassbacteria bacterium containing:
- a CDS encoding UTP--glucose-1-phosphate uridylyltransferase, with protein sequence MKIRKAVVPAAGLGTRFLPVTKALPKEMIPVVDKPAIQYIIEEIVDSGIEDILVITGRGKRAIVEHFDKSIELNMTLKEKGRESVLKTLERIEQLADIHYLQQKEALGTGHAVLKAANHIGNEPFAVLFADDLIMSKRPALSELIDTFEKYNSSVLGVSQVPQNKVSSYGIIKGKPINGEYVVEDLIEKPSVDKAPSNLALCGRMIFTPDLFDYLKQTRIDEQHKEILLTDAILKMAQEKVVYAHILKGKWHTVGDKLSFVKATIELALDHPDLKEGVIEFLKEIKF